From one Methylocystis iwaonis genomic stretch:
- a CDS encoding chemotaxis protein CheB, producing MVVGIGASAGGLDACKKLLGNLPASDRMAFILVQHLDPTHESMMVELLSAHTSMTVVQANDRMPINPNHFYVIPPGSYLAVDEGVLRLSQPLAPHGARLPFDFLLHTLARNFGPRAVCVILSGTGTDGSLGLKAIKENRGHVIVQDPAEAAFDGMPRSAIMTGVVDLVLPVATIGEALVAYDQRLAGLNEQSGNSRAGPEDYLRQIVDLLRTKTAHDFTLYKPGTLERRIERRMGMIGGKAADMNQYLDLLRGDAKELDLLAKDLLIHVTSFFRDARTFALLAEKIIPDIVRNHAPDRNIRIWVAGCSTGEETYSLAMLFLEQIVAENRSLKLQIFASDVDPDAVASAREGLYSEAIEKDVSAGRLARFFTSEDHCYRVTPELRSTVVFTVQDILADPPFSRLDLISCRNLLIYLRPEAQEKVIALLHFALRDGGIVLLGGAETIGNVDGRFEAISKSDRIYRRIGRSRPGDLSALIGAAYGGGPPRRQDQEQKGLRPAALADLCQRLVIETYAPAAVLINRKYDCLYFLGPTDSYLKVAPGHPVQNLLTMAREGLRTKLRAALQRAGQENRRIFVAGGKMKRNGDTHSFSIDVQPVVSEGEELLLVCFIDQPEPAPGQGHQVASGEFSRIAELEQELEATKIELQGAIHNLEISSDEQKAANQEALSVNEELQSTNEELLTSKEELQSLNEELTALNAQLQETLERQRILSNDLQNVLYSTDVATLFLDANLNIRFFTPTTKLLFSVIPTDVGRPLADLRSLAADDALLADAQTVLQDHLPIEREIEAQTGSWYSRRIMLYRAQDDRVEGVVVTFTDVTERRQALQALEAAKRQAQQANMAKSRFLAAASHDLRQPLQSLVLLQGLLAKTVKGEKAKRLVARFDETLNAMSGMLNALLDINQIEAGTIRPEIVCFPISDLLERLKGEFVFHAQAQGLSFRMVSCKLSICTDPALLEQMIRNLLSNALKYTRKGKVLLGCRRRKGMLSIEIWDTGIGIPDGELRAVFDEYHQIDNAARERKRGLGLGLSIVQRLGGLLGHQVRVASKIGKGSVFAIEVTVPTDESAPLPGGGVRDKIIEVAKGAPHTGAVLVIEDDPEVCDLLKLLLEDEGYRTMTAPDGIAALDLVLLEGFHPDLIVADYNLPSGMDGLDAAGTLRKRLQRQIPVIILTGDISTSALHKIAIGDCVQLNKPVKSAQLMRVAERLLAQSGFAASPPTPVPNTGEDTKGRELGVIAVVDDDKRVRETLREVLEDDGRVVKEFDACEEFLETYHPGREGCLLLDAYLPGMNGLDLLRRLQERGAHPPTIMLTGAADVTMAVEAMKAGAFDFVEKPISRDDLLACVKRALEHARDANKLAEWQENAAAHVAGLTERQRQILDLVLAGHPSKNIAADLGISQRTVENHRASIMKKMGAKSLPELTRLALAATSKG from the coding sequence TGGCAGCCTGGGGTTGAAAGCGATCAAGGAAAATCGCGGCCACGTTATCGTGCAAGATCCCGCGGAAGCGGCGTTTGACGGGATGCCGCGCAGCGCGATTATGACCGGCGTGGTTGACTTGGTGCTTCCTGTAGCGACGATTGGAGAGGCGCTCGTCGCATATGACCAGCGGCTGGCTGGTTTAAACGAGCAATCCGGAAATTCCCGAGCTGGCCCAGAAGATTATCTTCGGCAGATCGTCGACCTATTGCGCACAAAGACCGCCCACGACTTCACGCTTTACAAGCCGGGCACGCTAGAGCGCCGGATCGAGCGGCGGATGGGGATGATTGGCGGCAAGGCCGCCGACATGAATCAATATCTTGACCTGCTTCGAGGCGACGCCAAGGAGCTTGATCTTCTGGCAAAGGACTTGCTCATCCACGTAACGAGTTTCTTTCGTGACGCTCGGACGTTCGCGCTGCTGGCCGAGAAGATCATCCCGGATATTGTCAGGAACCATGCGCCTGATCGAAACATTCGCATATGGGTCGCAGGCTGTAGCACGGGCGAAGAAACCTATTCGCTCGCCATGCTGTTCCTGGAGCAGATCGTTGCAGAAAACCGCAGCCTCAAGCTCCAGATTTTTGCTTCCGATGTCGACCCAGACGCGGTCGCCAGCGCGCGCGAAGGTCTTTACTCTGAAGCCATCGAAAAAGATGTGTCTGCAGGGCGTCTTGCACGCTTTTTCACAAGCGAAGATCATTGTTACCGGGTGACGCCAGAGCTGCGTTCGACAGTGGTTTTCACTGTTCAGGATATACTCGCCGATCCTCCCTTTTCGCGTCTCGATCTCATTTCATGTCGCAATCTTCTAATCTATCTACGTCCAGAGGCGCAGGAGAAGGTGATTGCGCTGCTCCATTTCGCATTGCGCGACGGGGGCATCGTTCTCCTAGGCGGCGCCGAGACGATTGGTAACGTCGACGGTCGCTTCGAGGCGATCTCCAAATCCGACCGAATCTATCGGCGCATCGGTCGGAGCCGACCGGGCGACCTCAGCGCTTTGATAGGCGCCGCCTATGGAGGCGGGCCGCCCCGGCGTCAGGACCAGGAGCAGAAAGGGTTGCGCCCAGCGGCCCTAGCCGACCTTTGCCAACGGTTGGTCATCGAGACCTACGCGCCGGCGGCTGTGCTGATCAATCGCAAGTATGACTGTCTCTATTTTCTCGGGCCGACGGACAGCTATCTGAAAGTCGCGCCCGGTCATCCCGTTCAAAACCTGCTCACGATGGCGCGCGAGGGCTTGCGGACCAAGCTCAGGGCCGCGCTTCAACGGGCCGGTCAGGAGAATAGACGCATCTTCGTCGCCGGCGGGAAGATGAAGCGAAATGGTGACACGCATTCATTCAGCATCGACGTACAGCCGGTTGTGAGCGAAGGGGAAGAGCTGCTGCTGGTTTGCTTCATCGACCAGCCTGAGCCCGCTCCCGGGCAAGGCCACCAAGTGGCTTCCGGAGAATTTTCACGGATCGCTGAACTTGAGCAAGAACTCGAGGCCACGAAAATCGAGCTTCAGGGCGCGATTCACAATTTGGAGATTTCCAGCGACGAGCAGAAAGCGGCCAACCAAGAAGCGTTGTCCGTCAATGAGGAACTGCAATCCACGAACGAGGAGCTTCTGACCTCCAAGGAGGAATTGCAATCTCTCAATGAAGAGTTGACTGCCCTCAACGCCCAGCTCCAAGAAACATTGGAACGACAGCGCATATTATCCAACGATCTGCAAAACGTTCTCTACAGCACTGATGTGGCGACGCTCTTTCTGGACGCCAATCTCAATATCCGCTTCTTTACACCGACCACCAAACTGCTGTTCAGCGTCATCCCCACAGACGTTGGCCGGCCGTTGGCGGACCTCCGGTCTCTGGCGGCGGATGACGCGCTTCTAGCGGACGCACAAACGGTGCTGCAAGACCACTTGCCGATCGAACGAGAAATAGAGGCTCAGACCGGCTCCTGGTATAGCCGCCGGATCATGCTTTACCGCGCCCAGGATGATCGTGTCGAAGGCGTTGTGGTCACCTTTACCGATGTCACCGAAAGACGTCAGGCGCTGCAAGCGCTGGAAGCAGCAAAACGTCAAGCGCAACAGGCGAATATGGCAAAGTCGCGCTTTCTCGCCGCTGCAAGTCATGATCTCCGTCAACCGCTACAATCGCTCGTGCTGCTGCAGGGGCTGTTGGCCAAGACCGTCAAGGGAGAGAAGGCAAAGAGGCTGGTCGCGCGCTTCGACGAAACGTTGAACGCCATGTCCGGCATGTTGAACGCGCTGCTCGACATTAACCAAATCGAGGCAGGCACGATCCGACCGGAAATCGTCTGCTTTCCGATCAGCGATCTTCTCGAGCGGCTGAAAGGAGAGTTCGTCTTTCACGCGCAAGCGCAGGGACTTTCCTTCCGGATGGTCTCATGCAAGCTTTCGATATGCACCGATCCGGCGCTGCTCGAGCAGATGATCCGCAACCTGTTGTCTAACGCCCTGAAGTACACCCGAAAAGGCAAAGTGTTGCTCGGTTGCCGTCGGCGGAAGGGAATGCTGAGCATCGAGATTTGGGACACCGGAATCGGGATCCCCGATGGCGAACTTCGGGCGGTCTTCGACGAGTATCATCAGATCGACAACGCGGCGCGCGAACGCAAACGGGGACTTGGGCTCGGTCTTTCCATCGTGCAGCGCCTAGGAGGTCTGCTCGGCCATCAGGTCCGCGTCGCCTCTAAAATTGGGAAGGGCTCGGTCTTTGCCATTGAGGTCACAGTCCCGACAGACGAGTCCGCGCCGCTGCCAGGAGGGGGCGTTCGCGACAAGATTATCGAAGTAGCCAAAGGCGCTCCGCACACAGGCGCGGTTCTGGTCATCGAGGATGATCCAGAGGTTTGCGACCTCCTCAAACTTCTCCTTGAAGACGAGGGTTATCGCACAATGACGGCGCCCGATGGAATTGCGGCGCTCGATCTCGTTTTGCTCGAAGGCTTCCACCCCGATCTCATTGTCGCGGACTACAATCTTCCAAGCGGCATGGACGGGCTCGACGCCGCCGGGACGCTTCGGAAAAGACTTCAACGCCAGATCCCGGTCATTATTTTAACCGGCGACATATCGACGAGCGCCTTGCACAAGATCGCGATCGGAGACTGTGTCCAGCTTAACAAGCCCGTAAAATCAGCCCAGTTGATGCGGGTCGCCGAACGGCTTCTCGCGCAGTCCGGTTTCGCAGCGTCGCCACCCACGCCTGTTCCAAACACAGGCGAAGATACCAAGGGCCGGGAGCTGGGCGTCATCGCCGTCGTCGATGACGACAAGCGAGTCCGCGAGACGCTGCGGGAAGTGCTCGAAGACGATGGCCGGGTCGTCAAAGAATTCGACGCCTGCGAGGAGTTTCTCGAAACCTATCACCCGGGCCGAGAGGGCTGTCTCCTGCTCGACGCCTATCTTCCTGGGATGAACGGACTCGACTTGCTGAGACGGCTGCAGGAGCGCGGCGCGCATCCGCCGACCATCATGCTCACTGGCGCCGCCGACGTAACGATGGCTGTCGAGGCCATGAAGGCAGGAGCGTTCGATTTCGTCGAGAAGCCGATCAGCCGCGACGACCTGCTCGCCTGCGTCAAGCGCGCGCTCGAACACGCGCGGGATGCGAACAAGTTGGCGGAATGGCAAGAGAATGCCGCCGCTCACGTGGCTGGTCTGACCGAGCGACAGCGCCAGATCCTCGATTTGGTCCTCGCTGGGCACCCTAGCAAGAATATCGCGGCCGATCTTGGCATTAGCCAACGCACCGTCGAGAACCATCGCGCTTCGATCATGAAGAAGATGGGCGCTAAATCTCTTCCGGAGCTGACCCGCTTAGCGCTTGCGGCTACTTCGAAAGGCTGA